The genomic window ATCTCGGCCATACCCGCTATGCGCCGCTCGATCGGATCGACGCCGGCAACTTCGGCGATCTCGAGGTGGCCTGGCGGTTCAAGACCGACAATCTCGGCCCGGTGCCGGAGTACCGCTTCCAGTCGACGCCGCTGGTGGTCGACGGCGTGATGTACACGACCGCCGGGTCGCGCAAGGCGGTGACGGCGCTCGACGCGGCGACCGGCGAGATGCGCTGGATGTACAGCCTCGACGAAGGGGCGCGTGGCACCGCGGCGCCGCGGCAGCTCTCCGGCCGCGGCCTCGGGTACTGGGAGGCCGACGGGGAGCCGCCCCGGGTCGTCTACGTCACCCCGGGCTACCGGCTGATTGCGCTCGACGCGGCCACCGGCCGGCCGGTGCCGGAGTTCGGGACGGACGGCATGGTCGATCTGAAGCAGGAGGTTGACCAGCCGATCGACCCCGTCACGGGCGAGATCGGCCTGCACGCGACGCCGATGGTCGCCGGCGACGTCATCATCGTGGGCGCCGCCCACCGCACCGGCGGCAACCCGCGCAGCCGCGCCAACGTGAAGGGCTACGTCCGCGGCTACGACGCCCGCACCGGCGAGCGGCTCTGGATCTTCCACACCATTCCCCGGCCGGGTCAGTTCGGGCGCGAGACGTGGCTGGGCGACTCCGCCGTCTATACCGGCAACACCGGGGTATGGGGCCAGATCTCGGTGGACGTGGAGCTCGGCATGGTCTATCTGCCGGTCGAGGCGGCCACCGGCGACTACTACGGCGGCTACCGCCCGGGGGACAACCTGTTCGCCGAGAGCCTGGTGGCCGTGGACCTCTATACCGGCGAGCGGCGGTGGCACTTCCAGCTCGTGCACCACGGCATCTGGGACCATGACATTCCGTGCGCGCCGATCCTGCTGGACCTGATGATCGACGGCGAGCTGGTAAAGGCGGTGGCCCAGCCCACAAAGCAGGCGTTCCTGTACGTCTTCAATCGCGAGACGGGCGAGCCGATCTGGCCGATCGAGGAGCGGCCGGTCGAGGCGGGAGACGTTCCCGGCGAGTGGTACTCGCCCACCCAGCCGTTTCCGACGAAGCCGCCCGGCTACGACCGGCAGGGGGTGACCCTGGACGATCTGATCGACTTCACGCCGGCGCTGCGGGCCGCTGCGGTCGAGAGGGCCTCCTTCTTCAAGCTCGGACCGCTATTCACGCCCCCGGTCGTGAGTCAGCTCGATGGACCGATCGGGACGCTGATGGCCCCGGCCCAGGGGGGCGGCACCAACTGGCCAGGCGGCTCCTACGATCCGGAGACCGGCATCCTGTACGTCTCGTCCAACAGCTCGCTCGGCCTGCTCTCCATCGTGCCTCCTTATCCGGGGCAGTCGGACATGGACTACATCCAGGGCAACGCGGTCGCCGGCCCGCGGACGTCCGGCGGAGCGGGATCGAGCGCAGGCGGCGGACGCACCGAGTTCGAGGTGCCGCCGCGCCCGCGGTTGACCGCCGAGCAGCGCCAGCGCGCGCGGCTCACCATCCAGGGGCTGCCGCTGCTCAAGCCGCCCTACGGCATCATCGCGGCCATCGACATGAACCGCGGCGAAATCCTGTGGCGGATCCCCCACGGTGCGACGCCGGATAACGTCCGCAATCACCCGGCCTTGCAGGGCCTCGACATCCCGCGCACCGGCCAGCGCGGCAGCGTTGGCACGCTGGTGACCCGCACGCTGCTGATCGCGGGCGATCCCGGGACCCACACCCTGCCGTCGGGCGAGCGCGGCGCGATGCTGCGCGCCTACGACAAGGCGACCGGGGACGAGGTGGGCACCGTGTTCCTGCCGGCGCAGCAGTCCGGGTCGCCGATGACCTACCTGCTCGACGGCGTGCAGTACCTGGTGATCGCCGTCAGCGGCGCGGGCTATTCGGGCGAGCTGATCGCGTTCCGGCTGCCGGCCTGACGCGCATCGTCGCTGGCTGGTTTCGCCGGTCCCGAGTCTGGGCCGGCGGGTTACTCGGCGCGCTCGACCACGATTTCGGAGCCGCTGGGGGGG from Acidobacteriota bacterium includes these protein-coding regions:
- a CDS encoding PQQ-binding-like beta-propeller repeat protein, whose protein sequence is MSKIIQVLGPLAVGLAVAVTAAGQTGAAGGEWRTYGGDLGHTRYAPLDRIDAGNFGDLEVAWRFKTDNLGPVPEYRFQSTPLVVDGVMYTTAGSRKAVTALDAATGEMRWMYSLDEGARGTAAPRQLSGRGLGYWEADGEPPRVVYVTPGYRLIALDAATGRPVPEFGTDGMVDLKQEVDQPIDPVTGEIGLHATPMVAGDVIIVGAAHRTGGNPRSRANVKGYVRGYDARTGERLWIFHTIPRPGQFGRETWLGDSAVYTGNTGVWGQISVDVELGMVYLPVEAATGDYYGGYRPGDNLFAESLVAVDLYTGERRWHFQLVHHGIWDHDIPCAPILLDLMIDGELVKAVAQPTKQAFLYVFNRETGEPIWPIEERPVEAGDVPGEWYSPTQPFPTKPPGYDRQGVTLDDLIDFTPALRAAAVERASFFKLGPLFTPPVVSQLDGPIGTLMAPAQGGGTNWPGGSYDPETGILYVSSNSSLGLLSIVPPYPGQSDMDYIQGNAVAGPRTSGGAGSSAGGGRTEFEVPPRPRLTAEQRQRARLTIQGLPLLKPPYGIIAAIDMNRGEILWRIPHGATPDNVRNHPALQGLDIPRTGQRGSVGTLVTRTLLIAGDPGTHTLPSGERGAMLRAYDKATGDEVGTVFLPAQQSGSPMTYLLDGVQYLVIAVSGAGYSGELIAFRLPA